One genomic segment of Pedobacter endophyticus includes these proteins:
- a CDS encoding response regulator transcription factor, with protein sequence MTKKLLICDDDINIIEMLEIVLDDTPIEIITETDSKKVFDLIKERTPNLVLLDLWMPVVSGDQVLRQIRESEQIGDLPVLIMSAAQDGKEVAMRSGADGYIAKPFDIDELIAKVEELIGMN encoded by the coding sequence ATGACTAAGAAACTGCTGATCTGTGATGATGACATCAATATTATAGAGATGCTCGAAATTGTTTTGGATGATACGCCAATAGAGATCATTACCGAAACGGATAGCAAAAAGGTATTCGATTTGATTAAGGAGCGCACGCCGAATTTGGTGTTGCTTGATTTATGGATGCCTGTAGTTAGCGGCGATCAGGTATTGCGGCAAATCAGAGAAAGCGAGCAAATTGGCGATCTGCCTGTGCTCATTATGTCGGCTGCGCAGGATGGTAAAGAGGTTGCCATGCGCTCGGGGGCCGATGGCTATATTGCCAAGCCCTTCGATATTGATGAGCTGATTGCAAAGGTGGAGGAGCTGATCGGAATGAATTAG
- a CDS encoding FAD/NAD(P)-binding protein → MHLNSAPLKIGIVGGGPTALLMFKKLLDHGDQNISVDIFEKKQLLGAGMPYSRHGALDEHVTNVSGNEIPALFSSVEEWIAKEHLHTLNRFKVDASHFNDYKVLPRLLFGRYLSDQFKALISRAKQANMVVNVHFGCEVTDIIDDEQAGVCHIVHTNGIHQFDRVIICSGHHWPTRHEGKVKGYFDSPYPPEKLAHRTDHPVAIRGSSLTAIDAIRTLARANGTFEKSENGDLSYILDQKSPNFSMLMHSRSGFLPAVRFHLEDSHLSKDAVLSADEIARVMAENDGFLPLDHVFKRNFLEPLAAADPAFYAQIKDLSIEQFVEKMMAERERLSAFELLALEIKEADRSIRERKSVNWKEMLAVLSYAMNYPAKHFSAEDMQRLKVSLMPLISVVIAFAPQSSVNELMALHQAGVLAIVSVGDNSEVLVNENGEIVYTYADASGKKINTVYQTFVDAIGQSHLEMKDIPYPSLLSAGTISPAMLKFNDQLLAQKSHESGDEKIIKYADGSYYQLVTGIAINDHFQVLDRYGATSGRIYMLAVPYIGGYNPDFSGLDFGEAAAKLVTASMFPIQESLEDELLT, encoded by the coding sequence ATGCACCTAAATTCAGCCCCGTTAAAAATCGGAATTGTTGGTGGAGGACCCACTGCACTTCTGATGTTCAAAAAACTACTCGATCACGGAGATCAGAACATTTCCGTAGATATATTTGAAAAAAAACAGCTCCTCGGAGCCGGAATGCCCTACAGTCGGCATGGAGCGCTCGATGAACATGTAACCAACGTTTCAGGAAACGAAATTCCGGCGTTGTTTTCATCGGTAGAGGAATGGATTGCGAAAGAACACCTGCACACACTGAACAGGTTTAAGGTCGACGCCAGTCATTTTAATGATTACAAGGTGTTGCCACGGCTGTTGTTTGGCCGTTACCTGTCCGATCAATTCAAAGCGCTCATTAGCCGGGCCAAACAGGCAAACATGGTGGTAAATGTGCATTTTGGCTGCGAGGTTACCGATATCATCGATGATGAGCAAGCCGGTGTTTGCCATATTGTACACACCAATGGGATCCATCAGTTTGACAGGGTAATTATTTGCAGCGGACACCATTGGCCAACAAGGCACGAGGGAAAGGTTAAAGGCTATTTCGACTCGCCCTATCCGCCCGAAAAGCTTGCCCATCGTACCGATCACCCGGTTGCCATTCGTGGCTCATCGCTAACGGCAATTGATGCAATAAGAACGTTGGCGAGGGCCAATGGTACATTTGAAAAATCGGAAAATGGCGATTTGAGCTATATTCTTGATCAGAAAAGCCCGAATTTTAGCATGTTGATGCATTCGCGTAGCGGATTTTTGCCCGCGGTAAGGTTTCACCTCGAAGATTCGCATCTCTCGAAAGACGCAGTGCTATCGGCCGACGAGATTGCCAGGGTGATGGCCGAAAATGATGGCTTTTTACCTCTAGATCATGTTTTTAAGCGCAACTTCCTCGAGCCATTGGCAGCGGCCGATCCCGCATTTTATGCCCAAATCAAAGATCTTTCTATAGAACAGTTTGTTGAGAAAATGATGGCCGAACGCGAGCGATTATCCGCCTTCGAGCTTCTGGCGCTGGAAATAAAGGAGGCAGATCGCTCTATAAGGGAACGCAAATCGGTAAACTGGAAAGAAATGCTGGCCGTACTGAGCTACGCAATGAACTACCCTGCCAAGCACTTTTCTGCGGAAGATATGCAACGTTTGAAAGTGAGCCTCATGCCCCTGATTTCTGTTGTTATTGCTTTCGCTCCACAAAGCTCGGTCAACGAGCTGATGGCACTTCATCAGGCCGGAGTTTTAGCTATTGTAAGCGTTGGCGACAACAGCGAAGTGCTGGTGAACGAAAATGGCGAAATCGTTTATACCTATGCCGACGCATCGGGTAAAAAGATAAATACCGTTTACCAAACCTTTGTTGATGCCATTGGCCAGTCGCATCTCGAAATGAAAGACATCCCCTATCCCAGCCTGTTGAGTGCCGGAACCATTTCGCCCGCCATGCTGAAGTTCAACGATCAGCTCCTTGCTCAAAAAAGCCACGAATCGGGCGATGAAAAGATAATTAAATATGCAGATGGCAGTTATTACCAACTGGTTACCGGAATTGCCATTAACGATCATTTTCAGGTGCTTGACCGGTATGGAGCCACCAGCGGGCGGATTTACATGCTGGCTGTTCCTTATATCGGCGGGTACAATCCCGACTTCTCGGGACTCGATTTCGGTGAGGCCGCAGCCAAACTGGTTACAGCTTCGATGTTTCCGATTCAAGAAAGCCTTGAAGATGAATTATTAACGTAA
- a CDS encoding PRC-barrel domain-containing protein, translated as MEQQNIVYSNLEELSKTDYKLTSGEADITGWPVKNEHGDVVGKVRDLLFEPDHNAVRYIIVDLADMGPELEEKAVLIPIGIANLGDDKKEVIVPDFHYDQYKAMPRYIIGEVTHEMENNIRWVIGSPAALRMEEEIVEIDRANFYRHTHFDRGNFTGRASEEL; from the coding sequence ATGGAACAGCAAAATATCGTTTACAGTAACTTAGAAGAACTATCCAAAACAGATTACAAACTAACCAGCGGAGAGGCCGATATTACCGGATGGCCGGTTAAAAATGAGCACGGCGACGTGGTAGGAAAAGTGCGTGATCTGTTGTTCGAACCCGATCACAATGCAGTGCGTTACATCATTGTCGATTTGGCTGATATGGGCCCCGAACTGGAAGAAAAAGCCGTGTTGATTCCCATTGGTATTGCAAACCTTGGCGACGATAAAAAAGAAGTTATCGTGCCCGATTTTCATTACGATCAGTATAAAGCAATGCCCCGATACATCATTGGCGAAGTTACCCACGAAATGGAGAACAACATCAGATGGGTAATCGGAAGCCCCGCTGCTTTAAGAATGGAAGAGGAAATTGTGGAAATTGACAGGGCAAACTTCTATCGCCACACCCATTTCGACCGCGGAAATTTTACCGGCCGTGCAAGCGAGGAGCTTTAA
- a CDS encoding alpha-L-rhamnosidase → MNFQISPRFYLILLTNLFLSIYSVSGATVPQPAMLQCEHMVRPIGVDNPNPRLSWLMADDRKGANQQAYRVIIGLDSVQISNKTGIVWNSGKVVSPQSLIIYKGPALRAFTTYYWQLELWDKDGKPIKIATSSFETGMMGMQNWRGTWISDNNNENTLPAPYFRKDFNANKQIKSARAYIAAAGLYELYLNGKKVGNHRLDPMYTRFDRRNLYVTYDVTANIKSGDNAIGVLLGNGWYNHQSLAVWNFDKAPWRARPAFCLDLRITYTDGTVELVKSGADWKTSLSPVISNSIYTAEHYDARLEQKGWNTAGFDDSKWKESNLRAAPSKNIVSQVMHPIRNVEEIAVKHLRKFSDTNYVFDLGRNIAGVSKIKVKGERGTVIRLRHAERLYADGHTDLSNIDVYHRPKDKSDPFQTDIFILSGEGQEEFMPLFNYKGFQYVEVTSSTPISLTENSLVGYFMHSDVPPAGKISSSNPLVDKLWWATNNSYLSNLYGLPTDCPQREKNGWTGDGHFAVETGLYNFDGITVYEKWMADHRDEQQPNGVLPDIIPTGGWGYGTANGTDWTSTIAIIPWEVYMFYGDSKLLSDNYESIKSYVDYVESTSKGYLTTFGRGDWVPVKSTSDLEYTSSIYFYVDADILAKAAKLFGNQNDYLKYSALAQNIKKAINAKFFNASLGIYGKGVQTELSMALHWHIVPENWRQRVADNLAARVKADGMHIDVGVLGAKAVLNALSDNGHSDIAYKLASQDTYPGWGWWIVNGATTLHENWDMQAKRDISDNHMMFGEIGGWFFKGIGGIKIDETQPGFKHILMKPHFVEGLDHFEASHNGPFGTIVSSWKRTANGIKYEITIPANSSASVEIPVTAGKRAYLNGKVVDGMVTVAAGRYQFEVK, encoded by the coding sequence ATGAATTTCCAAATCTCCCCTCGTTTTTACCTTATTCTGCTAACCAACCTATTTTTATCAATATATAGTGTATCGGGGGCAACAGTACCGCAACCTGCAATGCTGCAATGCGAGCATATGGTGAGGCCAATTGGTGTCGACAACCCCAACCCACGGCTTTCGTGGTTAATGGCTGATGATCGAAAGGGAGCGAACCAGCAAGCTTATAGGGTAATTATCGGCTTAGATTCTGTGCAGATCAGTAACAAAACGGGCATTGTTTGGAACTCGGGCAAAGTGGTTTCGCCCCAAAGCTTAATCATTTATAAAGGCCCTGCGCTCCGTGCATTCACAACGTATTATTGGCAGCTTGAATTGTGGGATAAGGATGGAAAGCCGATAAAAATTGCCACTTCGAGCTTTGAAACGGGAATGATGGGCATGCAAAACTGGCGGGGCACGTGGATCAGTGACAACAATAATGAAAACACTTTACCTGCGCCGTATTTCAGAAAAGATTTCAATGCCAACAAACAGATCAAATCGGCCCGGGCGTACATAGCGGCCGCAGGTTTATATGAGCTTTACTTAAACGGAAAAAAAGTCGGCAATCATCGTTTAGATCCAATGTACACACGTTTCGACAGGCGAAATTTGTACGTTACATACGATGTAACCGCAAACATTAAAAGCGGCGACAATGCCATTGGGGTTTTGCTTGGCAATGGCTGGTATAACCACCAGTCGTTGGCAGTTTGGAATTTTGACAAAGCACCGTGGCGGGCAAGACCTGCATTTTGCCTCGATTTACGGATTACTTATACCGACGGTACCGTTGAGCTGGTGAAGTCGGGCGCCGATTGGAAAACAAGTTTAAGTCCGGTAATATCCAATAGTATTTATACGGCAGAACACTACGACGCCCGTTTGGAGCAAAAAGGTTGGAACACCGCGGGTTTCGATGACTCGAAGTGGAAGGAAAGTAATTTGCGGGCGGCACCATCGAAAAATATTGTTTCGCAGGTAATGCACCCGATCAGGAATGTAGAAGAAATTGCTGTTAAGCACCTGCGCAAATTCAGCGACACCAATTATGTGTTCGATCTGGGAAGAAACATCGCGGGCGTAAGCAAAATTAAGGTAAAAGGCGAGCGGGGAACAGTAATCAGGCTTAGACATGCCGAGCGTTTGTACGCCGATGGACACACCGATTTATCGAACATTGATGTTTACCACAGGCCCAAAGATAAGTCAGACCCTTTCCAAACCGATATATTTATCTTAAGCGGAGAGGGGCAGGAAGAATTTATGCCTTTGTTCAACTATAAGGGTTTTCAATATGTAGAGGTAACGAGTTCTACGCCAATAAGTCTCACCGAAAATAGTTTGGTTGGCTATTTTATGCACAGCGATGTTCCTCCGGCGGGAAAAATTTCCTCATCGAACCCTCTGGTTGATAAATTGTGGTGGGCAACCAACAATTCGTATTTATCGAACCTATATGGTTTGCCAACGGATTGCCCGCAGAGAGAAAAAAACGGGTGGACGGGAGATGGCCACTTTGCGGTTGAAACGGGGCTTTATAACTTTGATGGAATTACCGTTTACGAAAAATGGATGGCCGACCACCGCGATGAACAGCAACCCAATGGCGTTTTGCCCGATATTATCCCAACAGGCGGGTGGGGTTATGGCACAGCCAATGGCACGGATTGGACGAGTACAATTGCGATTATCCCCTGGGAAGTTTACATGTTTTACGGAGACAGTAAATTGCTCAGCGATAATTATGAAAGCATTAAAAGCTATGTTGATTATGTGGAAAGTACGAGCAAAGGTTATTTAACCACCTTTGGAAGAGGCGACTGGGTACCGGTTAAATCGACATCTGATTTAGAATATACCTCGTCAATTTACTTTTATGTAGATGCCGATATTTTGGCGAAAGCGGCCAAACTGTTTGGTAACCAAAATGATTACTTAAAGTACAGTGCGTTGGCCCAAAATATTAAGAAGGCAATTAATGCGAAGTTTTTTAATGCTTCGCTCGGAATTTATGGCAAAGGCGTGCAAACGGAATTATCGATGGCTTTGCATTGGCATATCGTTCCCGAAAATTGGAGGCAGCGGGTTGCCGATAACCTTGCAGCACGTGTAAAAGCCGATGGTATGCACATCGATGTGGGGGTGCTCGGGGCTAAAGCGGTGTTAAATGCATTGAGCGACAATGGGCATAGCGATATCGCGTACAAACTGGCTTCGCAAGATACTTATCCGGGTTGGGGCTGGTGGATTGTAAACGGAGCAACAACGTTACATGAAAACTGGGACATGCAAGCCAAAAGGGATATTTCTGATAACCACATGATGTTCGGTGAAATTGGCGGCTGGTTTTTTAAAGGCATCGGCGGAATAAAAATTGACGAAACGCAGCCGGGTTTCAAGCATATTTTAATGAAACCACACTTTGTAGAGGGCTTAGATCATTTTGAGGCCTCGCATAACGGACCTTTTGGCACCATTGTTTCATCGTGGAAGCGAACCGCCAATGGGATTAAATATGAGATCACCATTCCTGCAAATTCCTCGGCCAGTGTAGAAATTCCCGTAACCGCTGGTAAGCGGGCCTACCTGAATGGTAAAGTGGTTGATGGCATGGTGACAGTAGCAGCGGGACGATATCAATTTGAGGTGAAATAA